A genomic stretch from Chitinophaga agri includes:
- a CDS encoding RNA polymerase sigma factor: MSNVGQHTLWSSIRNGNENAFRQLFEECWEPLFSYACRITRDHSLAQDSVQSLFIHLWEKRETLPDVAAIGPYLRSALKNRLLNALRDEHVYQKHVDIFIQVCDTNAPSSAEHLHVKETEQQILQSINRLPEKMKDVFYLHRIEDLSVAEIACKLGTSPQTIRNQINTAMQRLKMLVS; the protein is encoded by the coding sequence ATGTCAAACGTAGGTCAACACACTTTATGGAGTTCTATCCGGAATGGTAATGAAAACGCCTTCCGACAGCTTTTTGAAGAATGCTGGGAACCACTTTTCTCCTATGCCTGCCGCATCACCAGAGACCATTCACTGGCACAGGACAGTGTACAAAGCCTCTTTATTCACCTCTGGGAAAAACGTGAAACCCTCCCCGATGTCGCCGCTATCGGCCCGTATCTCCGCAGCGCACTGAAAAACAGACTTTTGAATGCCCTGCGGGATGAACACGTCTATCAGAAACATGTTGACATCTTCATACAGGTATGCGATACCAATGCTCCTTCTTCCGCCGAACATCTGCACGTCAAAGAAACTGAACAACAAATACTGCAATCGATCAACAGACTGCCAGAAAAAATGAAAGATGTATTCTACCTGCATCGCATAGAGGACCTGTCAGTTGCCGAGATCGCCTGTAAACTGGGCACCTCTCCACAAACTATCAGAAACCAGATCAATACGGCTATGCAGCGATTGAAAATGCTGGTAAGCTGA
- a CDS encoding FecR family protein — translation MDKGTLLLLLEKFRQGTCSPEEEALLYQWLDALDADDSLPALPAVEMQQFKKNMQQQIWPAISRTRRIGRRIATIAAVVVPLVIAGYFAQHHFNRSQRLPFASLSWRTIKNTSGQLQKVTLPDQSTAVVGPFSTIQYPVHFPDHARPVKISEGKAFFDVVKDDHRPFSVEDHNGIRTVVLGTSFTVEASSSMHLLRVAVASGKVQVEQKGVTAAVLGPSQRLTFSEQSIKKDSIAAADLLAWTNGKIILRNANLQELLLTIKYQYGITATTTLDISQGNYNLQIPATMTLQEVLDIIEKISFRPKIHFTMKEQKLFVN, via the coding sequence TTGGACAAAGGGACATTATTATTATTACTGGAAAAATTCCGGCAGGGCACCTGCTCACCAGAAGAAGAAGCACTGCTATATCAATGGCTGGATGCGCTGGATGCAGATGACTCCTTACCGGCATTACCTGCTGTTGAAATGCAACAGTTCAAAAAGAACATGCAGCAACAGATATGGCCTGCCATCAGTCGTACACGCCGTATCGGCCGGCGTATCGCCACTATAGCCGCGGTAGTAGTCCCCCTTGTTATAGCAGGCTACTTTGCACAACACCATTTTAATCGCAGCCAACGTCTGCCATTCGCCTCATTGTCCTGGCGCACAATAAAAAATACCAGCGGACAATTACAAAAAGTAACTTTGCCGGATCAATCAACGGCCGTGGTGGGTCCTTTTAGCACGATCCAGTACCCGGTTCATTTTCCTGATCACGCCAGACCAGTGAAAATATCAGAAGGAAAAGCTTTCTTTGATGTTGTAAAAGATGATCATCGTCCGTTCAGCGTAGAAGACCATAACGGTATCCGTACTGTTGTACTGGGAACGTCCTTTACTGTGGAAGCCAGCAGCAGTATGCACCTGTTAAGGGTGGCAGTTGCCAGTGGGAAAGTGCAGGTGGAGCAAAAAGGCGTCACCGCCGCTGTACTCGGACCATCACAAAGACTAACATTCAGTGAACAATCTATTAAAAAAGACAGCATTGCCGCCGCTGATCTCCTGGCATGGACCAATGGAAAGATCATTTTGCGCAATGCCAATTTACAGGAGCTATTGCTTACTATTAAATACCAATACGGCATCACCGCCACAACAACGCTGGACATAAGCCAGGGCAATTACAATTTGCAGATACCTGCTACAATGACTTT
- the dnaA gene encoding chromosomal replication initiator protein DnaA, with the protein MNKTCEQVWERCLNIIRDIVEWQPFKTWFEPIKPIQLENNVLTIQVPSQFFYEYLEEHYVGLLGKTIKRELGKDARLEYRIVVENGTPHQHPKTVNMPGQFTKSKKDSEVDFPLTIQNPVKNPFVIPGIKRVQIDSQLNPHYTFESYIEGDCNRVARRAGKTVSEKPGGTSFNPLVIYGSVGLGKTHLAQAIGNEVKRIHPNKAVLYVSAEKFINQFIDHSKNSIINDFIHFYQLIDVLIVDDIQFFARAEKTQDAFFAIFNHLHQSGKQLILTSDKSPKDLDGLQERLLSRFRWGLSADMQMPDFETRMEILEMKMRNDGLEMPKEVVKYVAYNIQSNVRELEGALISLLAQSSLNRKEIDLELAKRVLKSFVKTSSKEITIESIQKMVCEFFDVPYDKLLQKTRKREIVQARQITMFLAKSFTKNSLKTIGEHFGGRDHTTVIHSCQTVKDLMDTDGAFRDNVIELQQKVQLAAM; encoded by the coding sequence ATGAATAAAACTTGCGAACAAGTTTGGGAAAGGTGTCTTAATATAATTAGGGATATTGTGGAATGGCAACCATTCAAAACCTGGTTCGAGCCGATTAAACCCATCCAACTTGAAAACAATGTTTTAACCATTCAGGTGCCAAGCCAATTCTTTTATGAATACCTTGAAGAACATTATGTGGGACTACTGGGTAAGACGATCAAACGCGAACTGGGAAAAGATGCAAGGCTTGAGTATCGGATAGTAGTTGAAAACGGCACACCTCATCAGCATCCAAAAACTGTAAACATGCCAGGGCAGTTTACTAAAAGTAAAAAGGACAGCGAAGTAGATTTTCCATTAACTATACAGAATCCTGTAAAGAATCCATTTGTTATACCAGGCATCAAGCGTGTACAAATCGATTCTCAGCTGAATCCTCATTACACATTTGAATCTTACATAGAAGGTGATTGTAACCGTGTAGCACGCAGGGCAGGTAAAACTGTATCTGAAAAGCCCGGCGGCACTTCCTTTAACCCATTAGTAATATATGGCTCTGTAGGTCTCGGTAAAACACACCTGGCGCAGGCGATCGGCAACGAGGTTAAACGTATACATCCTAACAAGGCAGTACTGTATGTAAGTGCTGAAAAGTTCATCAATCAGTTCATCGATCACTCGAAGAACAGTATCATCAATGACTTTATTCACTTCTATCAGTTAATTGATGTATTGATTGTAGATGATATACAATTTTTCGCGCGTGCAGAAAAAACACAGGATGCATTCTTTGCCATCTTTAACCACCTGCATCAATCGGGTAAACAACTGATCTTAACTTCAGATAAATCGCCTAAAGACCTCGATGGTTTGCAGGAAAGATTGTTAAGCCGTTTCCGCTGGGGACTCAGTGCGGACATGCAGATGCCCGACTTCGAAACACGTATGGAGATCCTTGAGATGAAAATGCGTAACGATGGTCTGGAAATGCCAAAAGAAGTGGTGAAATATGTTGCCTACAATATCCAGAGCAATGTACGTGAACTGGAAGGCGCACTCATCTCTCTGCTTGCACAATCTTCTCTTAACAGAAAAGAAATTGATCTTGAACTGGCAAAGCGCGTACTGAAGTCTTTTGTAAAAACTTCCTCTAAGGAAATCACGATCGAAAGCATCCAGAAAATGGTATGTGAGTTCTTCGATGTCCCTTATGATAAACTCTTACAGAAAACACGTAAACGTGAAATAGTACAGGCAAGACAAATTACCATGTTCCTGGCGAAGTCATTTACGAAGAATTCGCTCAAGACGATCGGTGAACATTTTGGCGGACGTGACCACACTACCGTGATCCACTCCTGTCAGACAGTAAAAGACCTGATGGATACCGATGGCGCATTCCGTGACAATGTCATCGAACTGCAACAGAAAGTGCAACTGGCTGCCATGTAA